One window of Magallana gigas chromosome 2, xbMagGiga1.1, whole genome shotgun sequence genomic DNA carries:
- the LOC105339468 gene encoding intraflagellar transport protein 46 homolog isoform X3, whose protein sequence is MESPDSEDERNRGILNVQNQPYDEALEIPDGEEVASEYSPTPRVHPVPPGSPTHSFDASEPSAPRGQSRGDTPPETTMSDENDDEFEDNMNQMPHQGELKPMQQSQAPKPQPRQQQQFENDEDDDDDDDSGSDTDDDDDDDDDDDDDHVPVEGAYDPGDYENLPVTPEIKELFQYITRYTPQTIELDHSLLPFIPDLIPAVGDIDAFLKITRPDNRPDTLGLTVLDEPCAKQSDPTVLDLQLRAISKQTTDKKVVVKSIDTAEKNPKQIESWIDSIKELHRTQPPPNVHYSKNMPDIDTLMQEWPPEFEELLKEVGLPTAELDCDLPQYVELVCSILDIPVYKGSPHHNEKIQALHVLFTLYSEFKNSQHFRALAQDNQLDNALKGGGPEDAPDDKEEERLIL, encoded by the exons atggaGTCTCCTGATAGCGAAGACGAAAGAAAT aGAGGAATTTTGAACGTACAAAATCAACCTTACGACGAAGCTCTAGAGATTCCAGACGGCGAGGAAGTTGCAAGTGAATATTCACCCACTCCTCGAGTCCATCcag TGCCTCCTGGTTCCCCAACTCACAGTTTTGATG CATCCGAGCCTTCTGCACCAAGAGGACAGAGTAGAGGAGATACACCCCCAGAAACAACCATGTCTGATGAAAATGATGATGAATTCGAGGATAATATGAATCAAATG CCTCACCAGGGTGAACTGAAACCCATGCAACAGTCACAGGCCCCTAAACCTCAGCCCAGACAGCAACAGCAGTTTGAgaatgatgaagatgatgatgatgatgacgactCCGGGTCAGATAcagatgatgacgatgatgatgatgatgacgatgatgatgatcatGTTCCAGTGGAAGG aGCATATGACCCTGGGGATTACGAAAATCTTCCTGTTACTCCTGAAATAAAGGAACTGTTTCAATACATTACaag ATACACTCCTCAGACAATTGAACTAGATCACAGCCTCCTACCGTTTATCCCTGACCTTATCCCTGCTGTTGGAGACATTGATGCCTTCCTGAAG ATAACTCGCCCAGACAACAGACCCGACACCCTAGGACTGACGGTGCTAGATGAGCCCTGTGCCAAGCAGTCTGACCCCACCGTCCTTGACCTTCAGCTCAGGGCCATATCAAAGCAGACCACGGACAAAAAGGTGGTGGTCAAGAGCATCGATACAGCGGAGAAGAATCCGAAACAGATAGAGAGCTGGATAGACAGCATCAAGGAACTTCACAGGACCCAGCCCCCTCCCAACGTTCATTATTCCAA AAACATGCCAGACATAGATACTTTAATGCAAGAATGGCCACCTGAATTTGAAGAATTACTGAAAGAG GTTGGACTTCCTACAGCTGAGCTGGACTGTGATTTGCCTCAGTATGTGGAACTTGTTTGTT cAATACTTGATATACCTGTTTATAAGGGATCGCCTCATCACAATGAAAAGATCCAAGCTCttcatgttttgtttacacTATATTCAGAATTCAAGAATTCTCAG CATTTCCGGGCCCTTGCTCAAGACAACCAGTTGGATAACGCCCTGAAAGGAGGTGGCCCGGAGGATGCTCCGGACGACAAGGAAGAGGAAAGACTGATCTTGTAA
- the LOC105339468 gene encoding intraflagellar transport protein 46 homolog isoform X6, translating to MESPDSEDERNRGILNVQNQPYDEALEIPDGEEVASEYSPTPRVHPASEPSAPRGQSRGDTPPETTMSDENDDEFEDNMNQMPHQGELKPMQQSQAPKPQPRQQQQFENDEDDDDDDDSGSDTDDDDDDDDDDDDDHVPVEGAYDPGDYENLPVTPEIKELFQYITRYTPQTIELDHSLLPFIPDLIPAVGDIDAFLKITRPDNRPDTLGLTVLDEPCAKQSDPTVLDLQLRAISKQTTDKKVVVKSIDTAEKNPKQIESWIDSIKELHRTQPPPNVHYSKNMPDIDTLMQEWPPEFEELLKEVGLPTAELDCDLPQYVELVCSILDIPVYKGSPHHNEKIQALHVLFTLYSEFKNSQHFRALAQDNQLDNALKGGGPEDAPDDKEEERLIL from the exons atggaGTCTCCTGATAGCGAAGACGAAAGAAAT aGAGGAATTTTGAACGTACAAAATCAACCTTACGACGAAGCTCTAGAGATTCCAGACGGCGAGGAAGTTGCAAGTGAATATTCACCCACTCCTCGAGTCCATCcag CATCCGAGCCTTCTGCACCAAGAGGACAGAGTAGAGGAGATACACCCCCAGAAACAACCATGTCTGATGAAAATGATGATGAATTCGAGGATAATATGAATCAAATG CCTCACCAGGGTGAACTGAAACCCATGCAACAGTCACAGGCCCCTAAACCTCAGCCCAGACAGCAACAGCAGTTTGAgaatgatgaagatgatgatgatgatgacgactCCGGGTCAGATAcagatgatgacgatgatgatgatgatgacgatgatgatgatcatGTTCCAGTGGAAGG aGCATATGACCCTGGGGATTACGAAAATCTTCCTGTTACTCCTGAAATAAAGGAACTGTTTCAATACATTACaag ATACACTCCTCAGACAATTGAACTAGATCACAGCCTCCTACCGTTTATCCCTGACCTTATCCCTGCTGTTGGAGACATTGATGCCTTCCTGAAG ATAACTCGCCCAGACAACAGACCCGACACCCTAGGACTGACGGTGCTAGATGAGCCCTGTGCCAAGCAGTCTGACCCCACCGTCCTTGACCTTCAGCTCAGGGCCATATCAAAGCAGACCACGGACAAAAAGGTGGTGGTCAAGAGCATCGATACAGCGGAGAAGAATCCGAAACAGATAGAGAGCTGGATAGACAGCATCAAGGAACTTCACAGGACCCAGCCCCCTCCCAACGTTCATTATTCCAA AAACATGCCAGACATAGATACTTTAATGCAAGAATGGCCACCTGAATTTGAAGAATTACTGAAAGAG GTTGGACTTCCTACAGCTGAGCTGGACTGTGATTTGCCTCAGTATGTGGAACTTGTTTGTT cAATACTTGATATACCTGTTTATAAGGGATCGCCTCATCACAATGAAAAGATCCAAGCTCttcatgttttgtttacacTATATTCAGAATTCAAGAATTCTCAG CATTTCCGGGCCCTTGCTCAAGACAACCAGTTGGATAACGCCCTGAAAGGAGGTGGCCCGGAGGATGCTCCGGACGACAAGGAAGAGGAAAGACTGATCTTGTAA
- the LOC105339468 gene encoding intraflagellar transport protein 46 homolog isoform X4 — protein sequence MESPDSEDERNRGILNVQNQPYDEALEIPDGEEVASEYSPTPRVHPGLSRQKRPPASEPSAPRGQSRGDTPPETTMSDENDDEFEDNMNQMPHQGELKPMQQSQAPKPQPRQQQQFENDEDDDDDDDSGSDTDDDDDDDDDDDDDHVPVEGAYDPGDYENLPVTPEIKELFQYITRYTPQTIELDHSLLPFIPDLIPAVGDIDAFLKITRPDNRPDTLGLTVLDEPCAKQSDPTVLDLQLRAISKQTTDKKVVVKSIDTAEKNPKQIESWIDSIKELHRTQPPPNVHYSKNMPDIDTLMQEWPPEFEELLKEVGLPTAELDCDLPQYVELVCSILDIPVYKGSPHHNEKIQALHVLFTLYSEFKNSQHFRALAQDNQLDNALKGGGPEDAPDDKEEERLIL from the exons atggaGTCTCCTGATAGCGAAGACGAAAGAAAT aGAGGAATTTTGAACGTACAAAATCAACCTTACGACGAAGCTCTAGAGATTCCAGACGGCGAGGAAGTTGCAAGTGAATATTCACCCACTCCTCGAGTCCATCcag GACTCTCTCGCCAAAAGCGACCACCAG CATCCGAGCCTTCTGCACCAAGAGGACAGAGTAGAGGAGATACACCCCCAGAAACAACCATGTCTGATGAAAATGATGATGAATTCGAGGATAATATGAATCAAATG CCTCACCAGGGTGAACTGAAACCCATGCAACAGTCACAGGCCCCTAAACCTCAGCCCAGACAGCAACAGCAGTTTGAgaatgatgaagatgatgatgatgatgacgactCCGGGTCAGATAcagatgatgacgatgatgatgatgatgacgatgatgatgatcatGTTCCAGTGGAAGG aGCATATGACCCTGGGGATTACGAAAATCTTCCTGTTACTCCTGAAATAAAGGAACTGTTTCAATACATTACaag ATACACTCCTCAGACAATTGAACTAGATCACAGCCTCCTACCGTTTATCCCTGACCTTATCCCTGCTGTTGGAGACATTGATGCCTTCCTGAAG ATAACTCGCCCAGACAACAGACCCGACACCCTAGGACTGACGGTGCTAGATGAGCCCTGTGCCAAGCAGTCTGACCCCACCGTCCTTGACCTTCAGCTCAGGGCCATATCAAAGCAGACCACGGACAAAAAGGTGGTGGTCAAGAGCATCGATACAGCGGAGAAGAATCCGAAACAGATAGAGAGCTGGATAGACAGCATCAAGGAACTTCACAGGACCCAGCCCCCTCCCAACGTTCATTATTCCAA AAACATGCCAGACATAGATACTTTAATGCAAGAATGGCCACCTGAATTTGAAGAATTACTGAAAGAG GTTGGACTTCCTACAGCTGAGCTGGACTGTGATTTGCCTCAGTATGTGGAACTTGTTTGTT cAATACTTGATATACCTGTTTATAAGGGATCGCCTCATCACAATGAAAAGATCCAAGCTCttcatgttttgtttacacTATATTCAGAATTCAAGAATTCTCAG CATTTCCGGGCCCTTGCTCAAGACAACCAGTTGGATAACGCCCTGAAAGGAGGTGGCCCGGAGGATGCTCCGGACGACAAGGAAGAGGAAAGACTGATCTTGTAA
- the LOC105339468 gene encoding intraflagellar transport protein 46 homolog isoform X5, translated as MESPDSEDERNRGILNVQNQPYDEALEIPDGEEVASEYSPTPRVHPGLSRQKRPPASEPSAPRGQSRGDTPPETTMSDENDDEFEDNMNQMPHQGELKPMQQSQAPKPQPRQQQQFENDEDDDDDDDSGSDTDDDDDDDDDDDDDHVPVEGAYDPGDYENLPVTPEIKELFQYITRYTPQTIELEYKLKPFIPDYIPAVGDIDAFIKITRPDNRPDTLGLTVLDEPCAKQSDPTVLDLQLRAISKQTTDKKVVVKSIDTAEKNPKQIESWIDSIKELHRTQPPPNVHYSKNMPDIDTLMQEWPPEFEELLKEVGLPTAELDCDLPQYVELVCSILDIPVYKGSPHHNEKIQALHVLFTLYSEFKNSQHFRALAQDNQLDNALKGGGPEDAPDDKEEERLIL; from the exons atggaGTCTCCTGATAGCGAAGACGAAAGAAAT aGAGGAATTTTGAACGTACAAAATCAACCTTACGACGAAGCTCTAGAGATTCCAGACGGCGAGGAAGTTGCAAGTGAATATTCACCCACTCCTCGAGTCCATCcag GACTCTCTCGCCAAAAGCGACCACCAG CATCCGAGCCTTCTGCACCAAGAGGACAGAGTAGAGGAGATACACCCCCAGAAACAACCATGTCTGATGAAAATGATGATGAATTCGAGGATAATATGAATCAAATG CCTCACCAGGGTGAACTGAAACCCATGCAACAGTCACAGGCCCCTAAACCTCAGCCCAGACAGCAACAGCAGTTTGAgaatgatgaagatgatgatgatgatgacgactCCGGGTCAGATAcagatgatgacgatgatgatgatgatgacgatgatgatgatcatGTTCCAGTGGAAGG aGCATATGACCCTGGGGATTACGAAAATCTTCCTGTTACTCCTGAAATAAAGGAACTGTTTCAATACATTACaag GTATACACCACAGACTATAGAGCTAGAATACAAACTTAAACCATTTATTCCTGATTACATTCCTGCTGTGGGTGACATTGATGCGTTCATCAAG ATAACTCGCCCAGACAACAGACCCGACACCCTAGGACTGACGGTGCTAGATGAGCCCTGTGCCAAGCAGTCTGACCCCACCGTCCTTGACCTTCAGCTCAGGGCCATATCAAAGCAGACCACGGACAAAAAGGTGGTGGTCAAGAGCATCGATACAGCGGAGAAGAATCCGAAACAGATAGAGAGCTGGATAGACAGCATCAAGGAACTTCACAGGACCCAGCCCCCTCCCAACGTTCATTATTCCAA AAACATGCCAGACATAGATACTTTAATGCAAGAATGGCCACCTGAATTTGAAGAATTACTGAAAGAG GTTGGACTTCCTACAGCTGAGCTGGACTGTGATTTGCCTCAGTATGTGGAACTTGTTTGTT cAATACTTGATATACCTGTTTATAAGGGATCGCCTCATCACAATGAAAAGATCCAAGCTCttcatgttttgtttacacTATATTCAGAATTCAAGAATTCTCAG CATTTCCGGGCCCTTGCTCAAGACAACCAGTTGGATAACGCCCTGAAAGGAGGTGGCCCGGAGGATGCTCCGGACGACAAGGAAGAGGAAAGACTGATCTTGTAA
- the LOC105339468 gene encoding intraflagellar transport protein 46 homolog isoform X1 translates to MESPDSEDERNRGILNVQNQPYDEALEIPDGEEVASEYSPTPRVHPGLSRQKRPPVPPGSPTHSFDASEPSAPRGQSRGDTPPETTMSDENDDEFEDNMNQMPHQGELKPMQQSQAPKPQPRQQQQFENDEDDDDDDDSGSDTDDDDDDDDDDDDDHVPVEGAYDPGDYENLPVTPEIKELFQYITRYTPQTIELDHSLLPFIPDLIPAVGDIDAFLKITRPDNRPDTLGLTVLDEPCAKQSDPTVLDLQLRAISKQTTDKKVVVKSIDTAEKNPKQIESWIDSIKELHRTQPPPNVHYSKNMPDIDTLMQEWPPEFEELLKEVGLPTAELDCDLPQYVELVCSILDIPVYKGSPHHNEKIQALHVLFTLYSEFKNSQHFRALAQDNQLDNALKGGGPEDAPDDKEEERLIL, encoded by the exons atggaGTCTCCTGATAGCGAAGACGAAAGAAAT aGAGGAATTTTGAACGTACAAAATCAACCTTACGACGAAGCTCTAGAGATTCCAGACGGCGAGGAAGTTGCAAGTGAATATTCACCCACTCCTCGAGTCCATCcag GACTCTCTCGCCAAAAGCGACCACCAG TGCCTCCTGGTTCCCCAACTCACAGTTTTGATG CATCCGAGCCTTCTGCACCAAGAGGACAGAGTAGAGGAGATACACCCCCAGAAACAACCATGTCTGATGAAAATGATGATGAATTCGAGGATAATATGAATCAAATG CCTCACCAGGGTGAACTGAAACCCATGCAACAGTCACAGGCCCCTAAACCTCAGCCCAGACAGCAACAGCAGTTTGAgaatgatgaagatgatgatgatgatgacgactCCGGGTCAGATAcagatgatgacgatgatgatgatgatgacgatgatgatgatcatGTTCCAGTGGAAGG aGCATATGACCCTGGGGATTACGAAAATCTTCCTGTTACTCCTGAAATAAAGGAACTGTTTCAATACATTACaag ATACACTCCTCAGACAATTGAACTAGATCACAGCCTCCTACCGTTTATCCCTGACCTTATCCCTGCTGTTGGAGACATTGATGCCTTCCTGAAG ATAACTCGCCCAGACAACAGACCCGACACCCTAGGACTGACGGTGCTAGATGAGCCCTGTGCCAAGCAGTCTGACCCCACCGTCCTTGACCTTCAGCTCAGGGCCATATCAAAGCAGACCACGGACAAAAAGGTGGTGGTCAAGAGCATCGATACAGCGGAGAAGAATCCGAAACAGATAGAGAGCTGGATAGACAGCATCAAGGAACTTCACAGGACCCAGCCCCCTCCCAACGTTCATTATTCCAA AAACATGCCAGACATAGATACTTTAATGCAAGAATGGCCACCTGAATTTGAAGAATTACTGAAAGAG GTTGGACTTCCTACAGCTGAGCTGGACTGTGATTTGCCTCAGTATGTGGAACTTGTTTGTT cAATACTTGATATACCTGTTTATAAGGGATCGCCTCATCACAATGAAAAGATCCAAGCTCttcatgttttgtttacacTATATTCAGAATTCAAGAATTCTCAG CATTTCCGGGCCCTTGCTCAAGACAACCAGTTGGATAACGCCCTGAAAGGAGGTGGCCCGGAGGATGCTCCGGACGACAAGGAAGAGGAAAGACTGATCTTGTAA
- the LOC105339468 gene encoding intraflagellar transport protein 46 homolog isoform X2, with translation MESPDSEDERNRGILNVQNQPYDEALEIPDGEEVASEYSPTPRVHPGLSRQKRPPVPPGSPTHSFDASEPSAPRGQSRGDTPPETTMSDENDDEFEDNMNQMPHQGELKPMQQSQAPKPQPRQQQQFENDEDDDDDDDSGSDTDDDDDDDDDDDDDHVPVEGAYDPGDYENLPVTPEIKELFQYITRYTPQTIELEYKLKPFIPDYIPAVGDIDAFIKITRPDNRPDTLGLTVLDEPCAKQSDPTVLDLQLRAISKQTTDKKVVVKSIDTAEKNPKQIESWIDSIKELHRTQPPPNVHYSKNMPDIDTLMQEWPPEFEELLKEVGLPTAELDCDLPQYVELVCSILDIPVYKGSPHHNEKIQALHVLFTLYSEFKNSQHFRALAQDNQLDNALKGGGPEDAPDDKEEERLIL, from the exons atggaGTCTCCTGATAGCGAAGACGAAAGAAAT aGAGGAATTTTGAACGTACAAAATCAACCTTACGACGAAGCTCTAGAGATTCCAGACGGCGAGGAAGTTGCAAGTGAATATTCACCCACTCCTCGAGTCCATCcag GACTCTCTCGCCAAAAGCGACCACCAG TGCCTCCTGGTTCCCCAACTCACAGTTTTGATG CATCCGAGCCTTCTGCACCAAGAGGACAGAGTAGAGGAGATACACCCCCAGAAACAACCATGTCTGATGAAAATGATGATGAATTCGAGGATAATATGAATCAAATG CCTCACCAGGGTGAACTGAAACCCATGCAACAGTCACAGGCCCCTAAACCTCAGCCCAGACAGCAACAGCAGTTTGAgaatgatgaagatgatgatgatgatgacgactCCGGGTCAGATAcagatgatgacgatgatgatgatgatgacgatgatgatgatcatGTTCCAGTGGAAGG aGCATATGACCCTGGGGATTACGAAAATCTTCCTGTTACTCCTGAAATAAAGGAACTGTTTCAATACATTACaag GTATACACCACAGACTATAGAGCTAGAATACAAACTTAAACCATTTATTCCTGATTACATTCCTGCTGTGGGTGACATTGATGCGTTCATCAAG ATAACTCGCCCAGACAACAGACCCGACACCCTAGGACTGACGGTGCTAGATGAGCCCTGTGCCAAGCAGTCTGACCCCACCGTCCTTGACCTTCAGCTCAGGGCCATATCAAAGCAGACCACGGACAAAAAGGTGGTGGTCAAGAGCATCGATACAGCGGAGAAGAATCCGAAACAGATAGAGAGCTGGATAGACAGCATCAAGGAACTTCACAGGACCCAGCCCCCTCCCAACGTTCATTATTCCAA AAACATGCCAGACATAGATACTTTAATGCAAGAATGGCCACCTGAATTTGAAGAATTACTGAAAGAG GTTGGACTTCCTACAGCTGAGCTGGACTGTGATTTGCCTCAGTATGTGGAACTTGTTTGTT cAATACTTGATATACCTGTTTATAAGGGATCGCCTCATCACAATGAAAAGATCCAAGCTCttcatgttttgtttacacTATATTCAGAATTCAAGAATTCTCAG CATTTCCGGGCCCTTGCTCAAGACAACCAGTTGGATAACGCCCTGAAAGGAGGTGGCCCGGAGGATGCTCCGGACGACAAGGAAGAGGAAAGACTGATCTTGTAA
- the LOC105339464 gene encoding phospholipase A2 inhibitor beta, giving the protein MKSSSSFRGVQVRKWFVFLACVDIVWTLHGCQKSDLRPEVFNCSFSNLTSYPSNVPADVTILDVSHNVLEKIGILNTTFITHLNLSNNIIQNIQHNAFTDMKNLVKLDLSFNLLKGSKLIIQRYRFELSEFHSLKWLSFRGNPLGFVSRMTFTQFGYLKLEELDLSYCGITTLEEMALSNLVRLKKLHLQYNNIENLSGESFNTLGELEELHLDHNKIRTLGQLTFMSLQTLYLNFNNIDRLKGDTLTHLVKLRHLELDHNKLRYFSPNSFPDDLQSVSLNGNPWRCDCNMKWVLDNTKWKQFFQNSSLICTFPSRYRGRNILSLEADDLICLTSPLGILTIVLLILTIMVLLALGTTIVYKKRHCFPCLKDPDGHYVAVYTTDDYQDEPRVSISDEKTLVKEVEIYA; this is encoded by the exons ATGAAGTCGTCATCGTCCTTTCGCGGCGTCCAGGTTCGGAAATGGTTTGTGTTTCTGGCATGTGTTGATATAGTATGGACATTACATGGATGTCAAAAATCAGATTTAAGACCGGAGGTGTTTAACTGTTCATTTAGTAACCTAACGTCATATCCCTCCAACGTACCTGCTGACGTCACTATTCTGGATGTATCTCACAATGTATTGGAAAAAATTGGGATACTTAACACGACTTTTATTACCCACCTAAATCTGTCCaacaatatcatacaaaatatacagCATAATGCTTTCACAGATATGAAAAACCTTGTGAAGTTAGACTTGTCGTTTAATTTATTGAAAGGATCTAAGTTAATCATTCAAAGATACCGGTTTGAATTAAGCGAGTTTCATTCCTTAAAATGGCTCAGTTTTCGTGGCAATCCGCTGGGTTTCGTATCAAGAATGACATTTACTCAGTTTGGATATCTGAAACTTGAGGAACTGGACTTGTCGTATTGTGGAATTACTACGTTAGAAGAAATGGCCCTTTCAAATCTTGTGAGGTTGAAAAAGTTGCATCTGCAATATAATAACATAGAAAACCTTTCTGGCGAATCTTTCAACACGTTAGGCGAACTGGAAGAGCTCCACTTGGATCACAACAAAATCAGGACGTTAGGACAACTTACGTTCATGTCGCTACAGACtctttatttgaatttcaaCAACATCGATAGACTGAAAGGGGATACACTTACCCACCTGGTTAAACTAAGACACCTTGAATTAGACCACAACAAACTGAGATATTTCTCGCCAAATTCATTCCCTGACGACTTACAAAGCGTAAGTCTGAACGGCAATCCATGGCGATGTGACTGCAACATGAAATGGGTCCTAGATAATACGAAGTGGAAACAGTTTTTCCAGAATAGCTCCTTAAT TTGTACTTTTCCATCTCGATATCGTGGGAGGAACATTTTGTCGTTAGAAGCAGACGACCTCATTTGCCTGACGTCACCATTAGGAATTCTTACAATCGTTCTACTTATTCTAACCATCATGGTTCTTCTGGCACTCGGAACaactatagtttacaaaaaACGTCATTGTTTTCCATGTCTTAAGGATCCCGATGGTCACTACGTCGCTGTTTACACAACAGACGATTATCAGGATGAACCTCGTGTGTCGATTTCCGACGAGAAAACACTTGTTAAAGAAGTTGAAATATATGCTTGA
- the LOC105339466 gene encoding brother of CDO: MFVPRITKICLTDGSDGLFIKWTVPASPTNIVGYVLAFRRSDLDLNYSSVTLIGANVSSHVIALSRSSQRYDIKISAFTSMEFGDFSDPITWCSSEFQYPRRQNFLPIPIITKIVSTHGGHSIHVYWKIPVDVSSLIVDNFLVLYKRCGLDTDFKEKLVPGSEVISHEIIGLSECTLYEVRVAACTSKLRGECSAPAMIRTGVTKPNSVKLKTSRGPDYKPRIMKLFETIGDKRTLHISWQVPDHVTYPPVDGYVIAIRKTSSYETPYTKHYVRDPQKDSHVIHDIHEHYPYEIKMAAFNAFGEGKFTRCVVVDKSTVKTKARTPQQLPKKIRKLFPTYFVGNIT, translated from the exons ATGTTTGTACCCAGGATAACAAAGATATGTCTTACTGACGGATCTGACGGTCTCTTTATCAAGTGGACG GTACCGGCATCACCTACCAATATAGTTGGTTATGTATTGGCCTTCAGAAgaagtgaccttgaccttaattACAGCAGTGTCACATTGATAGGTGCAAATGTGTCAAGCCATGTCATAGCATTGTCCCGCTCAAGTCAGCGCTATGACATAAAGATTTCAGCATTTACAAGCATGGAATTTGGGGATTTCTCTGACCCAATCACCTGGTGCTCGTCGG AATTTCAGTATCCACGACGCCAAA ACTTTTTACCAATTCCAATCATTACAAAGATTGTATCTACTCATGGAGGACACTCCATCCATGTCTATTGGAAG ATCCCAGTGGATGTGTCTAGTTTAATTGTAGATAATTTCTTAGTGTTATATAAAAGGTGCGGGCTTGATACCGATTTTAAGGAAAAACTTGTTCCCGGAAGTGAGGTCATAAGCCACGAGATTATCGGACTGAGCGAGTGTACACTATACGAAGTACGAGTGGCGGCATGTACTTCCAAACTGCGCGGGGAGTGTTCCGCTCCTGCCATGATTAGAACCGGGg TAACCAAGCCGAACTCGGTGAAGCTAAAGACGTCAAGAG GTCCTGATTATAAGCCCAGAATTATGAAGTTATTTGAAACGATAGGAGACAAAAGAACCTTACACATATCATGGCAG GTACCAGATCACGTGACGTACCCACCAGTTGACGGATACGTCATTGCAATAAGAAAGACGTCCAGTTACGAGACACCTTATACGAAACATTATGTGAGAGACCCGCAAAAAGACAGTCACGTGATCCATGACATTCACGAGCATTATCCTTATGAAATCAAAATGGCAGCCTTCAACGCCTTTGGGGAAGGAAAATTCACCAGATGTGTAGTTGTCG ACAAGAGCACGGTGAAAACCAAAGCGCGGACTCCACAACAACTGCCAAAGAAAATCAGAAAATTATTTCCTACATATTTTGTGGGAAATATCACATGA